From a single Rhodococcus qingshengii JCM 15477 genomic region:
- a CDS encoding TetR/AcrR family transcriptional regulator, which yields MSRRQVDKFSERRDQLAEAALQTLAELGYARTSLREIAQNSEFSHGVLHYYFSDKVDLITHCVRHYKARCVTRYDGIVATAKTPEELKTGFGALLAETMIEEPTMHRLWYDLRAQSMFEESFRADVAAIDESLENMIWRIVSRYAELLDVEASVTSAAMYAIFDGLFQQSLLRHLSGDQTAANYLSVSVQQMLPLVVPTP from the coding sequence GTGTCGCGTCGCCAGGTCGACAAATTCTCCGAGCGACGTGATCAACTCGCCGAGGCCGCACTGCAAACCCTGGCCGAATTGGGCTACGCACGCACGAGCCTGCGCGAAATCGCCCAGAATTCGGAGTTCTCCCACGGCGTCCTGCACTACTACTTCAGCGACAAGGTCGATCTCATCACCCACTGCGTGCGCCACTACAAGGCACGCTGCGTCACCCGCTACGACGGCATCGTCGCCACCGCGAAGACACCGGAGGAACTGAAAACCGGTTTCGGCGCACTGCTCGCCGAGACCATGATCGAAGAACCCACGATGCACCGCCTCTGGTACGACCTGCGCGCGCAGTCGATGTTCGAGGAGTCGTTCCGAGCCGACGTCGCCGCGATCGACGAGAGTCTCGAAAACATGATCTGGCGCATTGTTTCTCGCTACGCCGAGCTTCTCGACGTAGAGGCATCGGTCACCTCGGCGGCGATGTACGCAATCTTCGACGGCCTGTTCCAGCAGAGCCTGCTGCGCCATCTGTCCGGCGATCAGACTGCCGCAAACTATCTTTCGGTGAGCGTCCAGCAGATGCTGCCTCTGGTAGTGCCCACTCCCTGA
- a CDS encoding TetR/AcrR family transcriptional regulator has product MISKREQNKRDTNDRLLSAARILFSAQGFASTTVDDIAERAEVSRATFFNYFQGKDSVLEALHSDHLDQLAALVDQLMESPMPTSDRISRIFQDFAQQAIMHPRYLRMVTAELERDFASSGAGAAHDHRFHVELLRIVTAGIEAGEVRSDYPPLFLAQMIGGTYGALVRFWRQDADYDVVGEFDRGARYVAEGIAAR; this is encoded by the coding sequence GTGATTTCCAAACGAGAACAGAACAAGCGCGATACCAACGACAGGTTGCTCTCGGCTGCTCGAATTCTGTTCTCGGCGCAGGGTTTCGCCAGCACGACCGTCGACGACATCGCCGAGCGAGCCGAGGTGTCGCGAGCCACCTTCTTCAATTACTTCCAGGGCAAGGACTCGGTTCTCGAGGCGCTGCACAGTGATCATCTCGATCAGCTTGCGGCACTGGTGGATCAGCTCATGGAATCGCCGATGCCGACTTCTGATCGGATCTCCCGGATTTTTCAGGACTTTGCGCAGCAAGCGATCATGCATCCGCGCTATCTGCGCATGGTGACTGCAGAACTCGAGCGCGACTTCGCCTCCTCCGGAGCGGGGGCGGCCCACGATCATCGGTTCCACGTGGAACTTCTCCGGATCGTCACTGCCGGTATCGAAGCCGGCGAAGTGAGATCGGACTACCCGCCGCTCTTTCTCGCACAGATGATCGGTGGTACGTACGGAGCGTTGGTCCGCTTCTGGCGGCAAGACGCCGATTACGACGTGGTCGGAGAATTCGATCGCGGAGCCAGGTACGTCGCGGAAGGCATCGCTGCTCGCTGA